One stretch of Hemibagrus wyckioides isolate EC202008001 linkage group LG01, SWU_Hwy_1.0, whole genome shotgun sequence DNA includes these proteins:
- the cfap418 gene encoding cilia- and flagella-associated protein 418 isoform X2, with protein sequence MADSLDALLDEVEAMFCREISLSHRPSCTFKAEQDSHRPQRNNDYVHSISKPHEAEGVDNNIEAVLQEILDDDYPASTSHRPVLTKSSFETALKKCCPVYLGGSSIASGVGTSVTQRNNMPDCNKLGVKLKRKQGARAYACQCSWHSAIALSELRHLPKLKWVCGQHTAC encoded by the exons ATGGCGGACagtttggacgctttattagaCGAGGTAGAAGCCATGTTTTGTCGAGAGATTTCGCTGTCGCATCGGCCTTCATGCACTTTTAAAGCCGAGCAAGACAGCCACAGACCGCAAAGAAATAATGACTACGTGCACAG CATTTCAAAACCACATGAAGCTGAAGGAGTGGACAATAACATTGAGGCTGTGCTTCAGGAAATACTAGATGATGATTATCCAGCCTCCACTTCACAT AGACCTGTTTTAACAAAGTCttcttttgaaacagctttaAAGAA GTGTTGCCCTGTGTATTTGGGTGGAAGCTCTATAGCAAGTGGTGTAGGAACAAGTGTTACGCAGAG AAACAACATGCCAGACTGTAACAAGTTGGGAGTGAAGTTAAAGAGGAAGCAAGGCGCTCGGGCATATGCCTGCCAGTGTAGCTGGCACTCTGCCATCGCTCTGTCCGAACTCCGACACCTACCTAAGCTCAAGTGGGTTTGTGGCCAACACACAGCTTGCTGA
- the cd83 gene encoding CD83 antigen, with translation MSYTKSLSFILLLTFGVGVRSDEGSMDRVTRSICGEDVLLRCLATSKPGVQYRTVIWYKVSEAPSHHLTGLVMKRLTHHNSTVQKYKGVERDLKLLEDSQSLILPNVTLEDAGRYKCFLSAPLGHQNQEGEVHLRVYDGLNEDEGTSKEQHAIYEIVAIILLIVSLLMLYVCYTCLKNGSRSHKSRLSQEASKKIHQMKDTIIKMESKGIVCTLLPQEYV, from the exons ATGAGTTATACTAAATCTTTGTCCTTTATCCTGCTCCTCACTTTTG GTGTAGGAGTCAGAAGTGATGAGGGCAGTATGGATCGTGTGACCCGCTCTATTTGCGGCGAAGATGTACTTTTGCGCTGCTTGGCCACGTCCAAGCCTGGAGTCCAGTACCGGACAGTCATATGGTACAAG GTCAGTGAGGCTCCCTCTCATCATTTAACTGGTCTGGTGATGAAGAGGCTTACACATCATAACAGCACTGTTCAAAAATATAAAGGTGTGGAGCGggatttgaagctgttagaAGATTCACAGAGCCTCATTTTGCCTAATGTGACGTTGGAAGATGCTGGGAGATACAAGTGCTTTCTGTCTGCTCCCCTTGGTCATCAGAATCAGGAGGGAGAGGTCCATCTCAGGGTCTATG ATGGTCTCAATGAGGATGAAGGAACATCAAAAGAACAGCATGCTATTTATGAAATAGTAGCCATCATTTTACTTATAGTGTCACTGCTGATGTTGTATGTTTGTTAT acATGTCTAAAGAATGGATCACGAAGCCACAAAAGCAGGCTCTCACAAGAAGCTTCAAAGAAAATCCATCAAATGAAGGACACTATCATTAAAATGGAATCAAAAGGAATTGTATGCACACTTTTGCCCCAGGAGTATGTGTGA
- the LOC131356563 gene encoding serine/threonine-protein kinase pim-1-like: MPYEKLQLTGYGWLPTEIALMVLANTKPCSRILKILDWFEEPKHYVVILERPEPCLDLHEFSSKQGGCLTEVVARHVMFQLMEALTHCKSQGILHRDVKPENILIQTGTWQVKLFDFGCGDLVKDYYNDFAGV, from the exons ATGCCCTAtgaaaaactgcagctt ACAGGATATGGATGGCTCCCCACTGAGATAGCGCTGATGGTCCTTGCAAACACCAAACCTTGCTCAAGAATCCTCAAGATTCTGGACTGGTTCGAAGAGCCAAAACACTATGTTGTCATTCTGGAACGGCCTGAACCATGTCTGGACCTCCATGAATTCTCCAGCAAGCAAGGTGGATGTTTGACTGAGGTCGTGGCTCGCCATGTGATGTTTCAGCTGATGGAGGCGCTGACACATTGTAAGAGCCAGGGGATACTGCACCGTGATGTCAAGCCAGAAAACATCCTTATTCAGACAGGCACATGGCAGGTCAAGCTGTTTGACTTCGGTTGCGGAGACCTCGTCAAAGACTATTACAATGACTTCGCAGGTGTCTGA
- the LOC131360373 gene encoding T-cell differentiation antigen CD6-like isoform X2 gives MCKHSLKVQGHTYADDTISANIHQKRIRGCQALTVNLSFLPICCEMEVLPMVVVLHALFLHQGLQSAAISSNKNETNTTISNGLVEKRSPGGSLHTASVSVDCSETLLAFQHSRWVTLTLTRQSNEAKKDMAQLCEDLGCGGVFAENGTASVNTCLSDCTIENSNLYNCTEDAADNCSNMVEVACAWQAVQLIGGSDRCAGRVELFGPGGWGSVCDDGWDLKGGNVVCAQLGCGTALRVMGEAGDFVAGSGPIHIIHINCSGTERNLWQCGTEMNRGRNYCGHKEDASVVCSGSSHIQVTTVNTFMTNVTNWTTETVIVVDADNKSGGISPPVLGCIVLSVTLLLLLLSNAAQCAYYKRRNGGPEVRGASQASQRDNSDTSSDSDYEHYYNPHLPPPRPENNYEHDFDDCVRVVDCNKEQRGFCEGRNAVQTHTLDSESTSSGECYEKTEIQPEELMNPAKVNQLYPEYCIQMSPMHNTSEAAKNDEDSFDSDSTSSGECYENTEVNAKPCVQPLEGDPLLPEQPLLSHPIPQPTENCSVFQPCSPDQADALDSESTSSGECYENIEPEMENLLNPAVNQFSPENCIQRTPVHNTTESANNDEDSFESDSTASGECYENTGVNAEPFFQTLEGDPLLPEHPPMSHPIPQLAGNSSVSQPYSLDQDDSSTSSEEPYENVAEIDKSYFARSEPSVHSSSDSDYDDVSNW, from the exons ATGTGCAAACACAGTCTGAAGGTGCAGGGTCACACTTATGCAGATGATACTATATCAGCTAATATACACCAGAAGAGGATTCGGGGTTGTCAGGCTCTAACAGTCAATCTATCATTTTTACCAATCTGCTGTGAAATGGAAGTTCTGCCGATGGTCGTCGTCCTCCATGCTTTGTTCTTGCATCAAG GACTCCAGAGTGCAGCCATTTCTTCGAATAAAAATGAGACCAACACTACAATAAGTAACGGGCTTGTGGAGAAAAGGA GCCCTGGAGGTAGCCTGCATACAGCCAGTGTCTCTGTGGACTGCTCTGAGACTCTGTTGGCTTTTCAACATAGCAGGTGGGTGACTTTAACTCTGACACGACAGAGCAATGAGGCAAAGAAAGACATGGCCCAGCTCTGTGAAGACCTTGGCTGTGGAGGAGTCTTTGCTGAAAATGGTACAGCATCTGTGAATACATGCCTGTCTGACTGCACCATCGAAAACTCCAACCTATACAACTGCACAGAAGATGCAGCAGACAACTGCTCCAACATGGTAGAGGTGGCCTGTG CATGGCAGGCTGTGCAGTTGATTGGAGGCAGTGACAGATGTGCAGGTCGCGTGGAGCTGTTTGGTCCTGGAGGCTGGGGCTCAGTGTGTGATGACGGATGGGACTTAAAAGGAGGAAACGTGGTGTGTGCCCAGTTAGGTTGTGGCACTGCTTTAAGGGTAATGGGAGAGGCTGGGGATTTTGTAGCCGGCTCTGGACCTATTCATATCATTCATATAAACTGCAGTGGGACAGAGAGAAACCTTTGGCAGTGTGGTACTGAGATGAACAGAGGCAGAAACTACTGTGGCCACAAAGAGGATGCTTCAGTGGTGTGCTCAG GAAGTTCCCACATACAAGTTACCACAGTTAATACATTCATGACAAATGTCACAAACTGGACAACAG AGACTGTAATAGTAGTAGATGCTGATAACAAGAGCGGTGGGATTTCACCACCGGTCCTGGGTTGCATTGTgctctctgtcactctgctCTTATTGTTGCTTTCAAATGCTGCTCAGTGTGCATACTACAAAAGACGAAATG GAGGCCCTGAAGTCAGGGGAGCATCACAAGCTTCACAGCGAGATAATTCTGACACTTCAAGTGACTCAGATTATGAACATTACTACAACCCTCACCTACCTCCACCTAGGCCTGAGAATAACTATGAACATG ACTTTGATGATTGTGTTAGGGTTGTCGATTGCAATAAAGAGCAAAGAGGATTCTGTGAAGGAAGAAATGCTGTGCAAA CACACACCCTTGATTCAGAGAGCACATCCTCAGGGGAATGTTATGAAAAAACTGAAATTCAACCAGAGGAACTTATGAATCCAG caaaAGTTAACCAGCTTTATCCTGAGTACTGCATACAGATGTCACCTATGCACAATACCAGTGAAGCAGCTAAAAATGACG AAGACTCGTTTGATTCAGACAGCACGTCCTCTGGGGAATGCTACGAAAACACAGAAGTGAATGCCAAACCTTGTGTCCAGCCAT TGGAAGGAGACCCATTACTTCCTGAGCAGCCTCTCCTGAGTCACCCCATACCTCAGCCGACAGAAAACTGCAGTGTTTTCCAGCCATGCTCTCCTGATCAAG CTGATGCCCTTGATTCAGAAAGCACATCATCAGGGGAATGTTATGAAAACATAGAACCTGAAATGGAGAACCTTCTAAATCCAG CTGTAAACCAGTTTTCTCCTGAGAACTGTATACAGAGGACACCTGTACACAATACCACTGAATCAGCTAACAATGATG AAGACTCGTTTGAGTCAGACAGCACAGCCTCTGGGGAATGCTACGAAAACACAGGAGTGAACGCTGAACCTTTTTTTCAGACAT TGGAGGGAGACCCATTACTTCCTGAGCACCCCCCCATGAGTCACCCCATACCTCAGCTGGCAGGAAACAGCAGTGTTTCCCAGCCATACTCTCTTGATCAAG ATGACAGCAGCACATCATCTGAGGAACCGTATGAAAATGTCGCAGAAATAGACAAGAGCTACTTTGCTAGAAGTGAACCATCAGTCCATTCCTCTTCAGACAGTGACTATGATGATGTCAGTAACTGGTGA
- the cfap418 gene encoding cilia- and flagella-associated protein 418 isoform X1, protein MADSLDALLDEVEAMFCREISLSHRPSCTFKAEQDSHRPQRNNDYVHSISKPHEAEGVDNNIEAVLQEILDDDYPASTSHRPVLTKSSFETALKKCCPVYLGGSSIASGVGTSVTQRACDQLRCTSCDFRVIMFDDQEWDSSCDYLFFRNNMPDCNKLGVKLKRKQGARAYACQCSWHSAIALSELRHLPKLKWVCGQHTAC, encoded by the exons ATGGCGGACagtttggacgctttattagaCGAGGTAGAAGCCATGTTTTGTCGAGAGATTTCGCTGTCGCATCGGCCTTCATGCACTTTTAAAGCCGAGCAAGACAGCCACAGACCGCAAAGAAATAATGACTACGTGCACAG CATTTCAAAACCACATGAAGCTGAAGGAGTGGACAATAACATTGAGGCTGTGCTTCAGGAAATACTAGATGATGATTATCCAGCCTCCACTTCACAT AGACCTGTTTTAACAAAGTCttcttttgaaacagctttaAAGAA GTGTTGCCCTGTGTATTTGGGTGGAAGCTCTATAGCAAGTGGTGTAGGAACAAGTGTTACGCAGAG AGCTTGTGACCAGTTAAGATGCACATCTTGTGACTTTCGCGTCATTATGTTTGATGATCAGGAGTGGGACTCTTCTTGTGACTATCTGTTTTTCAG AAACAACATGCCAGACTGTAACAAGTTGGGAGTGAAGTTAAAGAGGAAGCAAGGCGCTCGGGCATATGCCTGCCAGTGTAGCTGGCACTCTGCCATCGCTCTGTCCGAACTCCGACACCTACCTAAGCTCAAGTGGGTTTGTGGCCAACACACAGCTTGCTGA
- the LOC131360373 gene encoding T-cell differentiation antigen CD6-like isoform X1, with translation MCKHSLKVQGHTYADDTISANIHQKRIRGCQALTVNLSFLPICCEMEVLPMVVVLHALFLHQGLQSAAISSNKNETNTTISNGLVEKRSPGGSLHTASVSVDCSETLLAFQHSRWVTLTLTRQSNEAKKDMAQLCEDLGCGGVFAENGTASVNTCLSDCTIENSNLYNCTEDAADNCSNMVEVACAWQAVQLIGGSDRCAGRVELFGPGGWGSVCDDGWDLKGGNVVCAQLGCGTALRVMGEAGDFVAGSGPIHIIHINCSGTERNLWQCGTEMNRGRNYCGHKEDASVVCSGSSHIQVTTVNTFMTNVTNWTTETVIVVDADNKSGGISPPVLGCIVLSVTLLLLLLSNAAQCAYYKRRNGGPEVRGASQASQRDNSDTSSDSDYEHYYNPHLPPPRPENNYEHDFDDCVRVVDCNKEQRGFCEGRNAVQTHTLDSESTSSGECYEKTEIQPEELMNPAKVNQLYPEYCIQMSPMHNTSEAAKNDAEDSFDSDSTSSGECYENTEVNAKPCVQPLEGDPLLPEQPLLSHPIPQPTENCSVFQPCSPDQADALDSESTSSGECYENIEPEMENLLNPAVNQFSPENCIQRTPVHNTTESANNDEDSFESDSTASGECYENTGVNAEPFFQTLEGDPLLPEHPPMSHPIPQLAGNSSVSQPYSLDQDDSSTSSEEPYENVAEIDKSYFARSEPSVHSSSDSDYDDVSNW, from the exons ATGTGCAAACACAGTCTGAAGGTGCAGGGTCACACTTATGCAGATGATACTATATCAGCTAATATACACCAGAAGAGGATTCGGGGTTGTCAGGCTCTAACAGTCAATCTATCATTTTTACCAATCTGCTGTGAAATGGAAGTTCTGCCGATGGTCGTCGTCCTCCATGCTTTGTTCTTGCATCAAG GACTCCAGAGTGCAGCCATTTCTTCGAATAAAAATGAGACCAACACTACAATAAGTAACGGGCTTGTGGAGAAAAGGA GCCCTGGAGGTAGCCTGCATACAGCCAGTGTCTCTGTGGACTGCTCTGAGACTCTGTTGGCTTTTCAACATAGCAGGTGGGTGACTTTAACTCTGACACGACAGAGCAATGAGGCAAAGAAAGACATGGCCCAGCTCTGTGAAGACCTTGGCTGTGGAGGAGTCTTTGCTGAAAATGGTACAGCATCTGTGAATACATGCCTGTCTGACTGCACCATCGAAAACTCCAACCTATACAACTGCACAGAAGATGCAGCAGACAACTGCTCCAACATGGTAGAGGTGGCCTGTG CATGGCAGGCTGTGCAGTTGATTGGAGGCAGTGACAGATGTGCAGGTCGCGTGGAGCTGTTTGGTCCTGGAGGCTGGGGCTCAGTGTGTGATGACGGATGGGACTTAAAAGGAGGAAACGTGGTGTGTGCCCAGTTAGGTTGTGGCACTGCTTTAAGGGTAATGGGAGAGGCTGGGGATTTTGTAGCCGGCTCTGGACCTATTCATATCATTCATATAAACTGCAGTGGGACAGAGAGAAACCTTTGGCAGTGTGGTACTGAGATGAACAGAGGCAGAAACTACTGTGGCCACAAAGAGGATGCTTCAGTGGTGTGCTCAG GAAGTTCCCACATACAAGTTACCACAGTTAATACATTCATGACAAATGTCACAAACTGGACAACAG AGACTGTAATAGTAGTAGATGCTGATAACAAGAGCGGTGGGATTTCACCACCGGTCCTGGGTTGCATTGTgctctctgtcactctgctCTTATTGTTGCTTTCAAATGCTGCTCAGTGTGCATACTACAAAAGACGAAATG GAGGCCCTGAAGTCAGGGGAGCATCACAAGCTTCACAGCGAGATAATTCTGACACTTCAAGTGACTCAGATTATGAACATTACTACAACCCTCACCTACCTCCACCTAGGCCTGAGAATAACTATGAACATG ACTTTGATGATTGTGTTAGGGTTGTCGATTGCAATAAAGAGCAAAGAGGATTCTGTGAAGGAAGAAATGCTGTGCAAA CACACACCCTTGATTCAGAGAGCACATCCTCAGGGGAATGTTATGAAAAAACTGAAATTCAACCAGAGGAACTTATGAATCCAG caaaAGTTAACCAGCTTTATCCTGAGTACTGCATACAGATGTCACCTATGCACAATACCAGTGAAGCAGCTAAAAATGACG CAGAAGACTCGTTTGATTCAGACAGCACGTCCTCTGGGGAATGCTACGAAAACACAGAAGTGAATGCCAAACCTTGTGTCCAGCCAT TGGAAGGAGACCCATTACTTCCTGAGCAGCCTCTCCTGAGTCACCCCATACCTCAGCCGACAGAAAACTGCAGTGTTTTCCAGCCATGCTCTCCTGATCAAG CTGATGCCCTTGATTCAGAAAGCACATCATCAGGGGAATGTTATGAAAACATAGAACCTGAAATGGAGAACCTTCTAAATCCAG CTGTAAACCAGTTTTCTCCTGAGAACTGTATACAGAGGACACCTGTACACAATACCACTGAATCAGCTAACAATGATG AAGACTCGTTTGAGTCAGACAGCACAGCCTCTGGGGAATGCTACGAAAACACAGGAGTGAACGCTGAACCTTTTTTTCAGACAT TGGAGGGAGACCCATTACTTCCTGAGCACCCCCCCATGAGTCACCCCATACCTCAGCTGGCAGGAAACAGCAGTGTTTCCCAGCCATACTCTCTTGATCAAG ATGACAGCAGCACATCATCTGAGGAACCGTATGAAAATGTCGCAGAAATAGACAAGAGCTACTTTGCTAGAAGTGAACCATCAGTCCATTCCTCTTCAGACAGTGACTATGATGATGTCAGTAACTGGTGA